One part of the Candidatus Eisenbacteria bacterium genome encodes these proteins:
- a CDS encoding STAS domain-containing protein codes for MTLKKSQVPNGVVLEVSGRLDGEAGNLLVEEISALAQSGLHVAIDLRAVPFVNSAGLASLITCLKRCRERRATLRLLSLQPQVQEVFELTQLSHVFGMHRSMDQAA; via the coding sequence ATGACACTGAAGAAATCGCAAGTGCCCAACGGAGTCGTCCTGGAGGTCTCGGGACGCCTGGACGGCGAGGCCGGCAACCTCCTCGTGGAGGAGATCTCCGCGCTGGCGCAGTCCGGGCTCCACGTGGCCATCGACCTGCGGGCGGTGCCGTTCGTCAACAGCGCGGGGCTGGCCTCGCTCATCACCTGCCTCAAGCGCTGCCGGGAGCGGCGCGCCACGCTGCGCCTGCTCTCGCTGCAGCCGCAGGTGCAGGAAGTGTTCGAGCTGACCCAGCTTTCGCACGTCTTCGGCATGCACCGGTCCATGGACCAGGCGGCCTGA
- a CDS encoding HDOD domain-containing protein translates to MLLAELQQKVERTPNLPSLPVVVTKIIAAVDDPKSSVSRLNELISQEPALAARMLRLANSAYFGRRNGMVSLPQCALVLGFNTIRSLALSASVHRMIAGAGAKTFQPQEFWRHSLGVGVGGRVLARAVGRDSEAAMSAGLVHDLGKLVLDVVATVEYEEALASAKERQNSASDAEREFLGASHGEVGGWLATKWKLPDVIVAAITHHHSPAAADAQHQPLVHLVALADSLAHALDAGRAAADVDATLWQAATVPFERAADLAVEFQKEWKQAEEVMGTPDAEVPQAA, encoded by the coding sequence ATGCTACTCGCCGAACTCCAGCAGAAGGTGGAGCGCACTCCCAATCTGCCGTCGCTCCCCGTGGTGGTCACCAAGATCATCGCGGCGGTGGACGACCCCAAGTCCTCCGTGTCGCGGCTCAACGAGCTGATCAGCCAGGAGCCGGCGCTCGCCGCCCGGATGCTGCGCCTGGCCAACTCCGCGTACTTCGGCCGCCGCAACGGGATGGTCTCGCTGCCCCAGTGCGCCCTGGTGCTCGGCTTCAACACCATCCGCAGCCTGGCCCTGTCCGCCTCCGTGCACCGCATGATCGCGGGCGCGGGGGCGAAGACGTTCCAGCCCCAGGAGTTCTGGCGGCACTCGCTGGGTGTGGGCGTGGGCGGCCGGGTGCTGGCCCGCGCGGTGGGCCGCGACAGCGAAGCCGCGATGTCCGCGGGCCTGGTCCACGACCTGGGCAAGCTGGTGCTCGACGTGGTGGCCACGGTCGAATACGAGGAGGCCCTGGCGTCGGCGAAGGAGCGGCAGAACTCCGCGTCCGACGCCGAGCGGGAGTTCCTGGGTGCCTCGCATGGCGAGGTGGGTGGATGGCTGGCGACCAAGTGGAAGCTCCCCGACGTCATCGTGGCGGCCATCACTCACCACCACTCACCCGCCGCTGCGGACGCGCAGCACCAACCGCTGGTGCACCTGGTGGCGCTGGCGGATTCCCTGGCCCACGCGCTGGACGCGGGCCGGGCCGCGGCGGACGTGGACGCCACGCTGTGGCAGGCGGCCACCGTGCCCTTCGAGCGCGCGGCGGACCTGGCCGTCGAGTTCCAGAAGGAATGGAAGCAGGCGGAGGAAGTGATGGGCACGCCGGACGCGGAGGTCCCGCAGGCCGCCTGA
- a CDS encoding response regulator — protein MASGLPRGGLANASGGNLRVLIVEDERATAWALAERLGEEGFAAVTVTSAEQALRVLRREPCDLVIADLRLPGLGGVNLIRRLARRKRAVPAIAITAHGTPALVRQVMGAGAVQCFLKPFRVELLVEGVRQALAREPG, from the coding sequence CTGGCATCCGGACTTCCCCGGGGCGGGCTGGCCAACGCGAGTGGGGGCAACCTGAGAGTTCTGATCGTCGAGGACGAGCGCGCCACGGCCTGGGCCCTGGCGGAGCGGCTCGGGGAGGAGGGATTCGCGGCCGTGACCGTGACTTCCGCGGAACAGGCCCTGCGGGTGCTGCGGCGCGAGCCGTGCGACCTGGTGATCGCCGACCTGCGGCTGCCCGGCCTGGGGGGCGTGAACCTGATTCGCAGGCTGGCGCGGCGCAAGCGCGCCGTGCCCGCGATCGCCATCACCGCGCACGGCACCCCGGCGCTGGTCCGCCAGGTCATGGGGGCGGGCGCGGTGCAGTGCTTCCTGAAGCCCTTCCGCGTGGAACTGCTGGTGGAGGGGGTGCGGCAGGCGCTGGCCCGGGAGCCGGGCTAG
- a CDS encoding ATP-binding protein — translation MNRDAGRLGAAQHWFRVELPSDPAMLPWVSHGLRTFLRASGWSRRDTFRIDLAVNEAMHNAITHGNSRRADRTVELVVSDVEDGVWFDVVDRGNGFDVGRLQSVTERNREMLEGGRGVALMLRLMDNVEVVRGPGENRVRMWKTRPGAMEMRKAG, via the coding sequence GTGAACCGCGACGCCGGCCGCCTGGGAGCGGCGCAACACTGGTTCCGGGTGGAACTGCCCAGCGACCCGGCCATGCTGCCGTGGGTGAGCCACGGTCTGCGGACATTCCTCCGCGCCAGCGGGTGGAGCCGGAGGGACACCTTCCGGATCGACCTGGCGGTCAACGAGGCGATGCACAACGCCATCACGCACGGCAACAGCCGGCGGGCCGACCGCACCGTGGAGCTGGTGGTGAGCGACGTCGAGGACGGCGTGTGGTTCGACGTGGTGGATCGCGGGAACGGCTTCGACGTGGGCCGCCTGCAGTCCGTCACCGAACGCAACCGCGAGATGCTGGAGGGGGGGCGCGGGGTGGCGTTGATGCTGCGGCTGATGGACAACGTGGAGGTGGTCCGCGGCCCGGGTGAAAACCGGGTCCGGATGTGGAAGACGCGCCCCGGCGCAATGGAAATGCGCAAGGCCGGGTGA
- a CDS encoding flagellar protein FliS, with product MPSNLDSSSRRYVEHDLLSRNPQELVLAAYDLGLKGCRKQDRSLVRDVLTELIAALDFNQPVAGNFLVLYDYALREVRENRFEQPERILSCLRDAWKQAMEESRHAALTGKEAGMSTAA from the coding sequence TTGCCGTCGAACCTGGACTCCAGCAGCCGCCGTTACGTCGAGCACGACCTCCTGAGCCGCAACCCGCAGGAACTCGTGCTCGCGGCCTACGACCTGGGACTGAAGGGCTGCCGCAAGCAGGACCGGTCGCTGGTGCGCGACGTGCTCACCGAGCTGATCGCGGCGCTCGACTTCAACCAGCCCGTCGCGGGCAACTTCCTGGTGCTGTACGACTACGCCCTGCGCGAAGTCCGGGAAAACCGCTTCGAGCAGCCCGAACGCATCCTCTCCTGCCTCCGCGACGCGTGGAAGCAGGCGATGGAAGAGAGCCGCCACGCGGCCCTGACCGGCAAGGAAGCCGGAATGTCCACCGCGGCCTGA
- a CDS encoding HEAT repeat domain-containing protein: protein MTPGRDIPGVIAGSGPDIEQLLAEAGSPEDRVRRRAASRLGLCRDSRAVPALVGLLSDPRQSVRETAAEALRMRGGQDTAAALGGLLGSNDLGLRNRAGSALAGLGEHAVGVLVGAAAAAEPSTRKFALELMGEVRDPRAAATLVHGLRDPDPNVAFAAAESLGKFRGAEVATHLMDVFRERPELRCALAEALGRQGDPRAVPLLLESLDHDDLMVRFAAANALGQVGSPDTLRPLMSGYRGAPAPLRHAIIRAVSRLLEKGPVGEAADGSLDFMVPDLVDASGCEEWDIRLAALRVLALCPPSTAVTAVLAARLEDPVEEIRNQARRALERTPDDVVPHLVRVAREAGVAARCLALEMLASHSDPRVVEAMSELLSSDDERLRAAAALALGQCGRDGDGAPLVALLADPIPAVRACAARALGWLRVPEAAAALRARLDDEAPEVRESALGALVLLSGDDVVRSLNEDLHHPDPERRRLAVSALGFIGDEAVLEPLLEALHHGDEMVRQSAAVSLARLRDPRALEPLLPVLRDPAAGVRQSALQALAAIDMNAVFPQLTGMLEDPDPWVRYHLVNTLAGSGHPGVPDLLVRALGDPATVVTVAAAGGLGSLGVQEAVRPLVALLERPEEDLVRAAITALGRMGGEEVRAALDRVRAERPEWREVVDLASSFP, encoded by the coding sequence GTGACCCCGGGCAGGGACATCCCCGGCGTGATCGCCGGTTCGGGCCCGGACATCGAGCAGCTCCTGGCCGAGGCCGGGAGCCCCGAGGACCGGGTGCGCCGGCGCGCCGCGTCGCGGCTGGGCCTGTGCCGGGATTCCCGCGCGGTGCCGGCGCTGGTGGGCCTGCTCTCCGATCCGCGCCAGAGCGTGCGGGAGACCGCCGCCGAGGCGCTGCGCATGCGCGGGGGCCAGGACACCGCCGCCGCGCTGGGCGGGCTGCTGGGATCCAACGACCTGGGCCTGCGCAACCGCGCGGGCTCCGCGCTGGCCGGCCTGGGTGAGCACGCGGTGGGCGTGCTGGTGGGCGCGGCCGCCGCGGCCGAGCCCAGCACGCGGAAGTTCGCGCTCGAGCTGATGGGCGAGGTGCGCGACCCGCGGGCCGCCGCCACGCTGGTGCACGGGCTGCGCGACCCCGACCCCAACGTGGCCTTCGCGGCCGCCGAGTCGCTGGGCAAGTTCCGCGGCGCCGAGGTGGCCACCCACCTGATGGACGTATTCCGCGAGCGGCCCGAACTGCGCTGCGCCCTGGCCGAGGCACTCGGCCGCCAGGGGGACCCGCGCGCCGTGCCGCTGCTGCTGGAATCCCTGGACCACGACGACCTGATGGTGCGCTTCGCCGCGGCCAACGCGCTGGGCCAGGTGGGCTCGCCGGACACCCTGCGCCCGCTGATGTCGGGCTACCGGGGGGCGCCGGCGCCGCTGCGCCACGCCATCATCCGCGCCGTGAGCCGGCTGCTCGAGAAGGGCCCGGTGGGCGAGGCCGCCGACGGCTCCCTGGACTTCATGGTCCCCGACCTGGTGGACGCCTCCGGGTGCGAGGAGTGGGACATCCGCCTCGCGGCGCTCCGCGTGCTGGCCCTGTGCCCGCCCTCGACGGCGGTCACCGCCGTGCTGGCGGCGCGGCTGGAGGACCCCGTGGAGGAGATCCGCAACCAGGCCCGGCGCGCGCTGGAGCGCACCCCCGACGACGTGGTGCCGCACCTGGTGCGCGTGGCGCGCGAAGCCGGCGTGGCCGCCCGCTGCCTGGCCCTGGAGATGCTGGCTTCGCACTCCGACCCGCGGGTGGTGGAGGCCATGTCCGAGCTGCTGTCCTCCGACGACGAACGGCTGCGCGCCGCCGCGGCGCTGGCGCTGGGCCAGTGCGGCCGGGATGGCGACGGCGCCCCGCTGGTGGCGCTGCTGGCCGATCCCATCCCCGCGGTGCGCGCCTGCGCCGCGCGCGCCCTGGGCTGGCTCCGGGTTCCGGAGGCGGCCGCGGCGCTCCGCGCCCGGCTTGACGATGAAGCGCCCGAGGTGCGAGAGTCCGCGCTCGGGGCGCTGGTGCTGCTCTCCGGCGACGACGTGGTGCGCAGCCTGAACGAGGACCTGCACCACCCCGACCCCGAGCGCCGCCGCCTCGCGGTGTCCGCGCTGGGTTTCATCGGGGACGAGGCGGTGCTGGAGCCGCTGCTCGAGGCGCTGCACCACGGCGACGAGATGGTCCGCCAGTCGGCGGCCGTCTCCCTGGCGCGGCTGCGCGACCCGCGGGCGCTGGAGCCGCTGCTCCCGGTGCTGCGCGATCCGGCTGCCGGGGTGCGCCAGTCGGCGCTGCAGGCCCTGGCGGCGATTGACATGAACGCGGTGTTCCCCCAGCTCACGGGCATGCTGGAGGATCCGGATCCGTGGGTCCGCTACCATCTCGTGAACACCCTCGCGGGGAGCGGCCACCCGGGCGTGCCCGACCTGCTGGTCCGCGCGCTGGGCGATCCCGCCACGGTGGTGACCGTGGCGGCCGCGGGGGGGCTGGGCTCCCTGGGGGTGCAGGAGGCGGTGCGGCCGTTGGTCGCGCTGCTGGAGCGCCCCGAAGAGGACCTCGTGCGCGCGGCCATCACCGCGCTGGGCCGGATGGGCGGCGAAGAAGTGCGCGCCGCGCTCGACCGCGTCCGCGCCGAACGCCCGGAGTGGCGGGAGGTGGTCGACCTGGCCAGTTCCTTCCCCTAG
- a CDS encoding flagellar biosynthesis anti-sigma factor FlgM, with protein MPIPPIDRFRAAEGSQPPRKASASDASRKPDRPSSDEIDISEEGRDQLRVHEAVVAVKRAAADVPDVREERVQQARQRVQEGYYERPEVRGSIVEALLSAFRKPAH; from the coding sequence ATGCCGATTCCGCCGATCGACCGGTTCCGAGCCGCCGAGGGAAGCCAGCCCCCGCGCAAGGCTTCCGCCAGCGACGCCTCCCGCAAGCCGGACCGGCCGTCCTCGGACGAGATTGACATCTCCGAGGAGGGCCGCGACCAGCTGCGGGTGCACGAGGCCGTGGTGGCCGTGAAGCGGGCGGCGGCGGACGTGCCGGATGTCCGGGAGGAGCGGGTGCAGCAGGCGCGGCAGCGCGTCCAGGAGGGCTACTACGAGCGTCCCGAGGTCCGGGGCTCCATCGTCGAGGCCCTCCTGAGCGCGTTCCGCAAGCCGGCCCACTAG
- a CDS encoding sigma-54-dependent Fis family transcriptional regulator, producing MAREEKTDDSPRVLIVDDEENFRAMLTEHLRDQGYGASAVGSSADALESLARDPHDAVLLDIRLGRENGIEVLRRIKRDFPDVEVVMVTAFGSVNLAVEATKLGSFDFVEKPLNHDHFDIVLKNATAQAGLRREVERMREERRREAPPGDFVGQSAVLQEIRDQIAKIATGGRSTVLIQGETGVGKELVARMVHWAREGDAGPFVVLNCASLPSELLESELFGYEKGAFTGAAGQKKGLLELASEGTLFLDEIGEMTLPLQAKLLRAIETKTFRRVGGTSDVKVATRIMAATHRDLLAMKSEGKFREDLYFRLMVIPIRVPPLRERPEDVLPIARHLVAVLNREMDRNVEGVAPDAESALVKYPWPGNVRELRNVLERAILLHSDKVIRLSDLPPEVRSGSAAPAGGTGFRLGNGQGIPTMADVEKMAIEFALGKCGGNKTKAAEALGISRQTLRTKLKDYCLAGVEDDG from the coding sequence ATGGCCAGAGAAGAAAAGACGGATGACAGCCCGCGCGTCCTGATCGTGGACGACGAGGAAAACTTCCGCGCGATGCTGACCGAGCACCTGCGCGACCAGGGCTACGGGGCTTCCGCGGTGGGCAGCTCCGCCGACGCCCTCGAGTCCCTGGCCCGCGACCCGCACGACGCGGTGCTGCTCGACATCCGCCTGGGGCGCGAGAACGGCATCGAGGTGCTCCGCAGGATCAAGCGCGACTTCCCCGACGTGGAGGTGGTGATGGTGACCGCCTTCGGCAGCGTGAACCTGGCGGTGGAGGCCACCAAGCTGGGCAGCTTCGACTTCGTGGAGAAGCCGCTCAACCACGACCACTTCGACATCGTGCTCAAGAACGCCACGGCGCAGGCGGGGCTCCGGCGCGAGGTGGAGCGCATGCGCGAGGAGCGCCGGCGGGAGGCCCCGCCGGGCGACTTCGTGGGCCAGAGCGCCGTGCTGCAGGAGATCCGCGACCAGATCGCCAAGATCGCCACCGGCGGCCGCTCCACCGTGCTCATCCAGGGCGAGACCGGCGTGGGCAAGGAGCTGGTGGCGCGCATGGTCCACTGGGCGCGTGAAGGCGACGCGGGGCCGTTCGTGGTCCTCAATTGCGCGTCGCTGCCCTCCGAGCTGCTGGAGAGCGAGCTGTTCGGGTACGAGAAGGGAGCGTTCACCGGCGCCGCCGGCCAGAAGAAGGGGCTGCTGGAGCTGGCCTCCGAGGGCACGCTGTTCCTGGACGAGATCGGCGAGATGACCCTGCCGCTGCAGGCCAAGCTGCTGCGGGCCATCGAGACCAAGACCTTCCGCCGCGTGGGCGGCACCTCGGACGTGAAGGTGGCCACGCGCATCATGGCCGCTACGCACCGCGACCTGCTGGCGATGAAGAGCGAGGGGAAGTTCCGCGAGGACCTGTACTTCCGGCTGATGGTGATCCCCATCCGGGTCCCGCCGCTGCGCGAGCGCCCGGAGGACGTCCTGCCGATCGCCCGCCACCTGGTGGCGGTCCTGAACCGCGAGATGGACCGCAACGTGGAGGGGGTCGCCCCCGACGCCGAGTCGGCCCTGGTGAAGTACCCCTGGCCGGGCAACGTGCGGGAGCTGCGCAACGTGCTCGAGCGCGCGATCCTGCTGCACAGCGACAAGGTGATCCGGCTCTCGGACCTGCCCCCCGAGGTGCGCTCGGGCTCGGCGGCCCCGGCCGGCGGAACGGGCTTCCGCCTGGGCAACGGGCAAGGCATCCCCACCATGGCGGACGTGGAGAAGATGGCCATCGAGTTCGCCCTGGGCAAGTGCGGAGGGAACAAGACCAAGGCCGCCGAGGCCCTGGGGATCTCGCGCCAGACCCTTCGGACCAAGCTCAAGGACTACTGCCTGGCCGGGGTGGAGGACGACGGCTAA
- a CDS encoding response regulator encodes MSQLVLVVDDSPTTRKFIAFSLRLIGCRVIEAMDGHDALEQLARNPETALIFTDLNMPNMDGLSLLRAVRGSAAFAGVPVLVLTSEQDEPVRNQSLQAGAEDYLVKPFSSEQVQQCAQKYLDGLRRTGT; translated from the coding sequence ATGTCCCAGCTGGTTCTCGTCGTCGATGATTCCCCGACCACGCGCAAGTTCATCGCGTTCAGCCTGCGCCTGATCGGTTGCCGGGTGATCGAGGCGATGGACGGTCACGACGCCCTCGAACAGCTGGCCCGGAACCCGGAGACGGCGCTCATCTTCACCGACCTCAACATGCCCAACATGGACGGTCTCTCGCTGCTGCGCGCGGTGAGGGGCTCCGCCGCCTTCGCCGGCGTGCCGGTGCTGGTGCTGACCAGCGAGCAGGACGAGCCGGTGCGCAACCAGAGCCTTCAGGCCGGGGCGGAGGACTACCTGGTGAAACCGTTCAGTTCGGAACAGGTCCAGCAGTGCGCCCAGAAGTACCTGGACGGCCTGCGGCGGACCGGTACCTAG
- a CDS encoding flagellar protein FlaG produces MSSIEPLKPGTPMPTTWDSGAVAEPASGDGTHDAGTTRAPVRPHVMGQAPEGGEKQPGPTPVGTRVMFSVDQQLRETIIRVVDKDSGDVLRQIPTDEALRIRRAYAKEQEKEPDTGEGGVA; encoded by the coding sequence ATGAGCTCGATCGAACCACTCAAGCCCGGAACCCCGATGCCCACGACGTGGGACAGCGGGGCCGTGGCGGAACCGGCGTCCGGCGACGGAACGCATGATGCCGGCACGACCCGCGCGCCGGTCCGGCCCCACGTGATGGGGCAGGCTCCGGAGGGCGGCGAGAAGCAGCCCGGTCCCACCCCGGTGGGCACGCGGGTGATGTTCAGCGTGGACCAGCAGTTGCGGGAGACCATCATCCGCGTGGTGGACAAGGACAGCGGCGACGTGCTGCGCCAGATCCCCACGGACGAGGCCCTTCGCATCCGGCGCGCCTACGCCAAGGAACAGGAGAAGGAACCCGACACGGGCGAGGGCGGCGTTGCCTGA
- the fliD gene encoding flagellar filament capping protein FliD: protein MATTSSVSSTSGGKFATQIEQLLQLERGPINKLIARRSQLDVTRGILSDIGKMLSDLRTAVDGLRGTGTLSPLLGFSVTNSNAQVVSATAAAGAARGTHQVTVTELAQSHMLGSGSFNKSATDFAAGDYAFDITVGGTTTRIQVTLGAGLSDDTALSTIAQAVNAAGIGASASVITTDAAAGTRRLVLQSTKTGVENLVANVADATGGLAAQLGIQGASTSSSYSAATIQQARDAAFNLDGLDLSSASNQVANVLSGVTLTLNAKSATPVSFTVAADGTATRKVVDDFITKYNAVLGYVRAKSAISDDGKTRGPLSGNSSFGSLRGDLRDITGGRVDGVSAGAPAGLYDLGIDAAQDGTLSVTDESKLAAALDANPAQVVAVFAGSNGVASRLYTLVDDFTSTGGRLRLETRALDDLSASLDARKAGLEDRLDRRRKQLVAQFARLQDLANSLADRQSQLSSLTGG from the coding sequence ATGGCCACCACGTCCAGCGTGAGCTCCACATCGGGGGGCAAGTTCGCCACCCAGATCGAGCAGCTCCTGCAGCTGGAACGCGGCCCGATCAACAAGCTGATCGCGCGCCGCTCCCAGCTGGACGTGACGCGTGGCATCCTCAGCGACATCGGGAAGATGCTCTCGGACCTGCGCACGGCGGTGGACGGCCTGCGCGGCACCGGCACGCTCTCCCCGCTGCTGGGCTTCAGCGTCACCAACTCCAACGCCCAGGTGGTCAGCGCCACGGCGGCCGCGGGCGCGGCCCGCGGCACCCACCAGGTGACGGTCACCGAGCTGGCCCAGTCGCACATGCTGGGCAGCGGCAGCTTCAACAAGTCGGCCACCGACTTCGCGGCCGGCGACTACGCCTTCGACATCACGGTGGGCGGCACGACCACCCGCATCCAGGTGACCCTGGGCGCGGGGCTCAGCGACGACACCGCGCTCTCGACGATCGCGCAGGCCGTGAACGCGGCCGGCATCGGCGCCAGCGCCTCCGTGATCACCACCGACGCCGCCGCCGGCACGCGCCGGCTGGTGCTGCAGTCCACCAAGACCGGCGTGGAGAACCTGGTCGCCAACGTGGCGGACGCCACCGGCGGCCTGGCGGCCCAGCTGGGCATCCAGGGGGCCTCCACGTCCTCCTCGTACTCGGCGGCCACCATCCAGCAGGCCAGGGACGCGGCCTTCAACCTGGACGGGCTCGACCTGTCGTCGGCCAGCAACCAGGTGGCCAACGTGCTCTCCGGGGTCACGCTCACGCTCAACGCGAAGAGCGCCACCCCGGTGAGCTTCACGGTCGCCGCCGACGGCACCGCCACGCGGAAGGTCGTGGACGACTTCATCACCAAGTACAACGCCGTGCTGGGCTACGTGCGGGCCAAGAGCGCCATCTCCGATGACGGCAAGACCCGCGGCCCGCTGTCCGGAAACAGCTCGTTCGGTTCGCTGCGCGGCGACCTGCGCGACATCACCGGCGGGCGGGTGGACGGAGTGTCGGCCGGCGCCCCGGCGGGGCTGTACGACCTGGGCATCGACGCGGCCCAGGACGGCACGCTCTCGGTCACCGACGAAAGCAAGCTCGCCGCGGCGCTCGACGCCAACCCGGCGCAGGTCGTGGCGGTATTCGCGGGAAGCAACGGAGTCGCCTCGCGGCTCTACACCCTGGTCGACGACTTCACCTCAACCGGCGGCAGGCTTCGCCTCGAGACCCGAGCTCTCGACGACCTGTCCGCTTCACTCGACGCCAGGAAGGCGGGATTGGAAGATCGCCTGGATCGCAGGCGGAAACAGCTCGTGGCGCAGTTTGCCCGACTTCAGGATCTTGCCAACTCGCTGGCAGACCGGCAGTCACAGCTGTCCAGTTTGACGGGCGGTTAG
- a CDS encoding sigma-70 family RNA polymerase sigma factor: MLSVESLLGWLPGRSPAAHPPLTPDAQSTARRLIVDTLPRLDEKRRLVLALHYYEELSAGEIARTLGLPEREVESLQRDTVAMLAREIERRLEPPRPARAARKS, translated from the coding sequence ATGTTGTCCGTGGAATCCCTGCTCGGCTGGCTGCCCGGGAGATCGCCCGCGGCCCACCCGCCGCTCACCCCGGACGCGCAGAGCACCGCGCGCCGCCTGATCGTGGACACGCTGCCGCGGCTGGACGAGAAGCGGCGGCTGGTCCTGGCGCTGCACTACTACGAGGAGCTCTCGGCCGGCGAGATCGCGCGCACCCTGGGCCTGCCGGAGCGCGAGGTGGAGAGCCTGCAGCGCGACACCGTGGCCATGCTGGCGCGCGAGATCGAGCGGCGCCTCGAACCGCCGCGGCCCGCCCGGGCCGCGAGGAAGTCGTGA
- a CDS encoding SpoIIE family protein phosphatase, whose protein sequence is MLQAIKVAAPAVDDRAELELGLARIRELTDVAALLTSTFDRDQILSTLMDAALHMAGAEVGCLWLEAETPHARVAWGLEGDVLEQLRLQGGETVPECVTRTGEMVWSPDCLHDPRFQSVPQGVSLESLVAVPLRHKGHALGALVIANLAYEGLDAAAADSLGALAGLATVAIENARLHQVDLEKQALERELGIARQVQMALLPGREPEGTGIRWATAYFPMGKVGGDYFDFVRGPGGAAGVVVADVSDKGVPAALFMVATRSLVRREAALHSDPAGAVRGVNLALCEDTERYASVFVTLFYGLYEAATRTFRYANAGHCPALWLPREGEPAWLTARGGVLGQFPEMTYVAGEVTLAPDDLLVFYTDGVTEAHGPDDSLFGMERLLATVRAARGLPVKELAARIVEEVRLYAGPGGVSDDLTVLVGRAE, encoded by the coding sequence GTGCTCCAGGCGATCAAGGTGGCCGCGCCGGCCGTGGACGACCGCGCGGAGCTGGAGCTGGGCCTGGCGCGCATCCGGGAACTCACGGATGTGGCCGCGCTGCTCACCTCCACCTTCGACCGGGACCAGATCCTCAGCACCCTGATGGACGCGGCCCTGCACATGGCGGGCGCCGAAGTGGGCTGCCTGTGGCTGGAGGCCGAGACCCCGCACGCGCGGGTGGCATGGGGCCTGGAAGGGGACGTGCTGGAGCAACTGCGGCTCCAGGGAGGCGAGACCGTTCCCGAGTGCGTCACGCGGACCGGGGAGATGGTCTGGTCGCCGGATTGCCTGCACGACCCGCGCTTCCAGAGCGTGCCGCAGGGCGTGAGCCTGGAGTCGCTGGTCGCGGTTCCGCTGCGGCACAAGGGTCACGCCCTCGGCGCGCTGGTGATCGCCAACCTGGCCTACGAGGGCCTGGATGCCGCGGCCGCAGACAGCCTGGGCGCGCTGGCGGGCCTGGCCACCGTGGCCATCGAGAACGCCCGGCTGCACCAGGTGGACCTCGAGAAGCAGGCGCTCGAGCGGGAGCTGGGCATCGCCCGGCAGGTCCAGATGGCGCTGCTGCCCGGCCGCGAGCCGGAGGGCACCGGCATCCGCTGGGCCACCGCGTACTTCCCGATGGGCAAGGTGGGGGGCGACTACTTCGATTTCGTGCGCGGCCCGGGGGGCGCGGCGGGGGTGGTGGTGGCGGACGTCTCCGACAAGGGCGTGCCCGCGGCGCTGTTCATGGTGGCCACGAGAAGCCTGGTGCGCCGCGAGGCGGCGCTGCACTCGGACCCGGCGGGCGCGGTGCGCGGCGTCAACCTGGCGCTGTGCGAGGACACCGAGCGCTACGCATCCGTGTTCGTGACGCTCTTCTACGGGCTGTACGAAGCCGCCACGCGGACCTTTCGCTACGCCAACGCGGGGCACTGCCCGGCGCTGTGGCTGCCGCGCGAGGGCGAGCCGGCCTGGCTCACCGCCCGGGGCGGCGTGCTGGGCCAGTTCCCGGAGATGACCTACGTGGCCGGCGAGGTGACGCTGGCGCCGGACGATCTCCTGGTGTTCTACACCGACGGGGTGACCGAGGCGCACGGCCCCGACGACTCGCTCTTCGGGATGGAACGGCTGCTGGCCACCGTGCGCGCCGCGCGCGGGCTGCCGGTGAAGGAGCTGGCCGCGCGCATCGTGGAGGAGGTCCGGCTGTACGCGGGGCCCGGGGGCGTCTCGGACGACCTGACCGTGCTGGTGGGGAGGGCGGAGTGA